Proteins co-encoded in one Halorussus vallis genomic window:
- a CDS encoding ArsR/SmtB family transcription factor → MSDELDVTASEGLDPDDAFTLLADETRLKILRALGDAAEPEDSNALSFSELRRRADVAQSGRFNYHLKRLTGHFVEGVEDGYRLRFPGVLVYQSIRAGTFTEDVSVAPFDLDAGCHVCDGTLRGRYDGLVFRIDCGDCETEFYHCHLPPSSLDPARREETLRAADQRIRDHLSSLSNRICPRCAGRVPPELMVPSEDHRYGDPAATSALTLYECDHCGAYNYTRVGAHLLFEPAVVSFCYQRGVDLSTRRVWSLEFVSADTRTEVVSEDPWRVAVEVDAGDETLRVVVDGDLNVVETTTR, encoded by the coding sequence ATGTCGGACGAACTGGACGTGACGGCGTCCGAAGGCCTCGACCCCGACGACGCGTTCACGCTACTCGCCGACGAAACCCGACTGAAGATACTCCGGGCGCTCGGCGACGCCGCCGAACCCGAGGACTCGAACGCGCTGTCGTTCTCCGAACTCCGCCGACGGGCCGACGTCGCCCAGAGCGGCCGGTTCAACTACCACCTCAAGCGGCTGACCGGCCACTTCGTCGAGGGCGTCGAGGACGGCTATCGGCTCCGGTTTCCCGGCGTCCTGGTCTACCAGTCGATACGCGCCGGCACCTTCACCGAGGACGTGTCGGTGGCCCCCTTCGACCTCGACGCCGGGTGTCACGTCTGCGACGGGACGCTCCGGGGGCGCTACGACGGCCTCGTGTTCCGAATCGACTGCGGCGACTGCGAGACGGAGTTCTACCACTGCCACCTGCCGCCGAGCAGCCTCGACCCCGCGCGGCGCGAGGAGACGCTCCGGGCGGCCGACCAGCGCATCCGCGACCACCTCTCGTCGCTGTCGAACCGCATCTGCCCGCGGTGCGCCGGCCGGGTCCCGCCCGAACTCATGGTTCCGAGCGAGGACCACCGGTACGGCGACCCGGCCGCCACCAGCGCGCTCACACTCTACGAGTGCGACCACTGCGGCGCGTACAACTACACCCGGGTCGGCGCCCACCTCCTGTTCGAACCCGCGGTGGTGTCGTTCTGCTACCAGCGCGGCGTCGACCTCTCGACCCGCCGAGTCTGGTCACTGGAGTTCGTCTCCGCCGACACCCGGACCGAAGTGGTGTCCGAGGACCCCTGGCGAGTCGCCGTCGAGGTGGACGCCGGCGACGAGACGCTCCGCGTCGTCGTCGACGGCGACCTGAACGTCGTCGAGACGACCACGCGCTGA
- a CDS encoding alpha/beta fold hydrolase encodes MPTADNHGVSLHYEIDGGDGRDGEAETVALVPDACYGAWQWAWQYDALAGPFEVVTYEARGTGRSDEADSYRIEEQAADLEAVLADAGVRKAHVVGAGTGGMVALQYALDYSRARSLSLLGTSPGGPRATPTPPAVRERLRAGRDDPESLRTSLDAVAGDELLETEDLVERIVAWRAAEDATREVQRAYFDAADAFDVSDHLYEITVPALVMVGTDDRVYPPENGRLLADQLPNGELVEFAGEHLFFVERSKEVNDALVGFLEAQSDD; translated from the coding sequence ATGCCGACTGCCGACAACCACGGCGTCTCCCTCCACTACGAGATCGACGGCGGCGACGGGCGCGACGGCGAAGCCGAGACGGTCGCGCTGGTCCCGGACGCGTGCTACGGCGCCTGGCAGTGGGCCTGGCAGTACGACGCGCTGGCCGGCCCGTTCGAGGTCGTGACCTACGAGGCCCGCGGAACCGGGCGCTCGGACGAAGCGGACAGTTACAGAATCGAGGAGCAAGCCGCCGACCTGGAAGCCGTCCTCGCCGACGCCGGGGTGCGGAAGGCCCACGTCGTCGGCGCGGGAACGGGCGGGATGGTCGCGTTGCAGTACGCCCTCGACTACTCGCGTGCGCGGTCGTTGAGCCTGCTCGGCACCTCCCCGGGCGGACCGCGGGCGACGCCGACGCCGCCCGCGGTCCGCGAGCGACTCCGGGCCGGGCGCGACGACCCCGAGTCGCTTCGCACCTCGCTCGACGCGGTGGCGGGCGACGAACTGCTCGAAACCGAGGACCTGGTCGAGCGAATCGTCGCCTGGCGGGCCGCGGAGGACGCGACCCGCGAGGTCCAGCGGGCCTACTTCGACGCCGCCGACGCGTTCGACGTCAGCGACCATCTCTACGAGATTACGGTGCCGGCGCTCGTGATGGTCGGGACCGACGACCGGGTCTACCCACCGGAGAACGGTCGCTTGCTCGCCGACCAACTCCCGAATGGCGAACTCGTCGAGTTCGCGGGCGAGCACCTCTTCTTCGTCGAGCGCTCGAAGGAGGTCAACGACGCGCTCGTCGGCTTCCTCGAAGCACAGAGCGACGACTGA